One window of Klebsiella quasivariicola genomic DNA carries:
- a CDS encoding nickel/cobalt efflux protein RcnA, producing the protein MNDFTSLLQQGNAWLFIPSAILLGALHGLEPGHSKTMMAAFIVAVRGTLKQAILLGLAATVSHTAVVWLIAMAGLWFGRGWNAQTSEPWFQLISGIAIVLIACWMLWRTWRESQPHTHSHHPHAHEHEHEHHHHKHDHHHAPSSAAPLVAEEWQDAHQRAHAQEINRRFDGRQVTTGQIVLFGLTGGLIPCPASITVLLICLQLKKFSLGATLVLGFSVGLALTLVASGAIAALSLKHATRRWPWLNDLSRKAPWISGLLIIVVGIYMMLHGLSGL; encoded by the coding sequence ATGAACGATTTCACTTCCCTTCTGCAGCAGGGCAATGCCTGGCTGTTTATTCCCAGCGCGATACTGCTCGGTGCCCTGCACGGCCTTGAACCGGGCCATTCAAAAACCATGATGGCCGCCTTTATCGTGGCGGTACGAGGAACGTTAAAACAGGCGATACTGCTGGGGCTTGCGGCGACGGTTTCGCATACGGCGGTCGTCTGGCTGATCGCTATGGCCGGCCTGTGGTTTGGCCGCGGCTGGAACGCACAGACCTCTGAACCGTGGTTTCAGCTGATCTCGGGGATAGCGATTGTACTGATTGCCTGCTGGATGCTCTGGCGCACCTGGCGCGAATCGCAGCCCCATACGCACTCTCATCATCCGCACGCTCATGAACATGAACATGAACATCATCACCATAAACATGACCATCACCATGCGCCTTCATCCGCCGCGCCGCTGGTGGCGGAAGAGTGGCAGGACGCACATCAGCGGGCTCATGCGCAGGAGATCAATCGACGCTTTGATGGCCGCCAGGTGACGACCGGGCAGATCGTACTGTTTGGCCTGACTGGCGGGCTGATCCCCTGCCCGGCGTCCATTACCGTGCTGCTTATCTGTTTACAGCTGAAGAAATTCTCGCTGGGCGCCACGCTGGTGCTGGGCTTTAGCGTCGGTCTGGCGCTGACGCTGGTCGCTTCCGGGGCCATCGCCGCCCTGAGCCTGAAACATGCCACCCGCCGCTGGCCGTGGCTTAACGACCTCTCGCGCAAGGCGCCCTGGATCTCAGGCTTACTGATCATCGTGGTGGGGATTTACATGATGCTTCATGGCCTGAGCGGCCTGTAA
- a CDS encoding YczE/YyaS/YitT family protein produces the protein MLRRLLQLYIGLVLYGVSTALFVHANLGADPWDVFHLGVAKQLGISFGTVIILTGAAVLLLWIPIRQMPGLGTVSNVIVLGLAADATLAVLPPLESLVARSTLLVVAIVLNAIATGMYIGAGFGPGPRDGLMTGLHARTGWSLRGIRTAIELSVLVIGWLLGGKFGVGTVIYALAIGPLIQLCLPWFSRPVTRKAVSTPQQTVS, from the coding sequence ATGCTTCGTCGCCTGCTGCAGTTATATATTGGTCTGGTGCTTTACGGCGTGTCCACGGCGCTCTTCGTGCATGCCAATCTTGGCGCCGATCCGTGGGATGTTTTCCATCTCGGGGTGGCAAAACAGCTGGGGATCAGTTTCGGTACGGTGATTATTCTCACCGGCGCGGCGGTGCTGCTACTGTGGATCCCAATCCGCCAGATGCCAGGGCTCGGCACGGTGAGTAACGTTATCGTGCTGGGACTGGCGGCGGACGCCACGCTGGCCGTCCTGCCGCCGCTGGAGTCGCTGGTAGCCCGCAGTACACTGCTGGTGGTGGCGATTGTGCTGAACGCTATCGCTACCGGGATGTATATTGGCGCGGGCTTTGGCCCCGGGCCGCGCGATGGCTTAATGACTGGCCTGCACGCTCGCACTGGTTGGTCACTGCGCGGTATCCGGACGGCGATCGAGCTCTCTGTGCTGGTGATTGGCTGGCTGCTGGGGGGCAAGTTTGGCGTCGGCACGGTGATTTACGCGTTGGCGATTGGCCCGCTGATCCAGCTGTGCCTGCCGTGGTTTAGCCGACCCGTCACTCGCAAAGCGGTCAGCACTCCCCAGCAAACCGTCTCCTGA